The following proteins are encoded in a genomic region of Corynebacterium atypicum:
- a CDS encoding acyl-CoA carboxylase subunit beta: MAKAQDPGSERSRKKRDAAGRTTPRQRIAALVDPGSFVEVGALAKTPGDPKAVYSDGVVTGYARVDGRPVVVYAHDKTVYGGSVGVTFGRKVVEVMEMAIKIGCPVIGIQDSGGARIQDAVTSLAMYSEIARRQLPLSGRSPQISIMLGKCAGGAVYAPVTTDFVVAVDGETEMYVTGPEVIKEVTGETITSGELGGARQQEANGNISVIADSEEGALEAVRDLLAHLPSTCFDEAPVLPAPSDEEVREAHELDAFMPDDTNAGYDMLELLAQLGDDEELLEVQAGYAENLICAFGRIDGRTVGFVANQPLVYAGCIDADAADKGARFIRICDAYNIPIVFVVDTPGYLPGIAQEEAGLIHRGAKLAFAVVEATVPKVALVVRKAYGGAYAVMGSKNLTGDVNLAWPTAQIAVMGSAAAVALLQGDKLAAVPEDQREGMKKMFMDFYDANMTSPYVAAERGFIDAMIQPHQTRLALRQALRQLADKAATDLPKKHTISPL; encoded by the coding sequence ATGGCCAAGGCCCAGGACCCGGGCAGCGAGCGTTCGCGTAAGAAGCGCGACGCCGCGGGGCGCACGACGCCTCGCCAGCGCATCGCGGCGCTGGTCGATCCGGGGTCCTTCGTCGAGGTCGGGGCGTTGGCCAAGACCCCCGGGGACCCGAAGGCCGTCTACTCGGACGGAGTGGTGACCGGCTACGCCCGGGTCGACGGCCGGCCGGTGGTGGTCTACGCGCATGACAAGACGGTTTACGGCGGCTCGGTCGGGGTGACCTTCGGCCGCAAGGTCGTCGAGGTGATGGAGATGGCCATCAAGATCGGCTGCCCGGTCATCGGGATTCAGGATTCGGGCGGCGCCCGCATCCAGGACGCGGTCACCTCCCTGGCTATGTACTCGGAGATCGCCCGCCGGCAGCTCCCGTTGTCGGGGCGTAGCCCGCAGATCTCGATCATGCTGGGCAAGTGCGCCGGCGGGGCCGTGTACGCCCCGGTGACCACGGATTTTGTCGTCGCAGTCGACGGCGAGACGGAGATGTACGTCACCGGCCCGGAGGTGATCAAGGAGGTCACTGGTGAGACGATTACGTCCGGCGAGCTGGGCGGGGCTCGCCAGCAGGAGGCTAACGGCAATATCTCGGTGATCGCCGATTCCGAGGAAGGCGCCCTGGAGGCGGTCCGCGACTTGCTCGCGCACCTGCCGTCGACCTGCTTCGACGAGGCTCCGGTGCTCCCCGCGCCCAGCGACGAGGAGGTGCGTGAGGCCCACGAGCTGGACGCGTTCATGCCGGACGACACGAACGCGGGCTACGACATGCTGGAGCTTTTGGCCCAGCTTGGCGATGACGAAGAGCTGCTCGAGGTCCAGGCGGGCTACGCCGAGAACCTCATCTGCGCCTTCGGGCGCATCGACGGGCGCACCGTGGGATTTGTGGCCAACCAGCCGCTCGTCTACGCGGGCTGCATCGATGCCGACGCCGCCGACAAGGGCGCGCGGTTCATCCGCATCTGCGACGCCTACAACATCCCCATCGTCTTCGTGGTGGATACGCCCGGGTACTTGCCCGGCATCGCCCAGGAGGAGGCGGGGCTTATCCACCGCGGGGCGAAACTCGCATTTGCGGTCGTCGAGGCGACCGTGCCCAAGGTGGCGCTCGTCGTGCGTAAGGCCTACGGCGGCGCGTACGCGGTAATGGGCTCAAAGAACCTCACCGGAGACGTCAACCTGGCCTGGCCGACGGCGCAGATCGCGGTCATGGGGTCGGCGGCGGCGGTCGCGTTGCTGCAGGGCGACAAGCTTGCCGCGGTACCCGAGGACCAGCGCGAGGGAATGAAGAAGATGTTCATGGACTTCTACGACGCGAACATGACCAGCCCCTACGTGGCCGCCGAGCGTGGGTTTATCGACGCCATGATCCAACCGCACCAAACTCGCCTGGCGCTGCGGCAGGCGCTGCGGCAGCTCGCGGACAAGGCCGCCACCGATTTGCCCAAGAAGCACACGATCTCGCCGCTCTAG
- the pks13 gene encoding polyketide synthase Pks13 (Pks13 is a key enzyme in mycolic acid biosynthesis.), producing MAEPQGGSQMSVAQLEDWLRDWVVDHTGLAPAEVDETKPMENFGLSSRDVVVLSGELEELTGRKLDATVAYEYPTTASLARFVVEGPKKLRVGQASEFAAAQHAPASLADRDVAIVGMAARFPGAEDVAGMWDMLVTGRSGTTMAPPVGRWSDYAGDEVMAKKLAELNMAGGYLEDIASFDAEFFGLSPLEVTNMDPQQRIMLELTWRALEDAHLPANELRGQQVGVFVGSSNNDYGMLIAADPAEAHPYALTGTASSIVANRISYAFDFRGPSVNVDTACSSSLVAVHDAVRALRAGDAEVAVAGGVNILASPFVSTAFAELGVISPSGGIHAFSDDADGFVRGEGGGVVVLKRVADAVAAGDRILAVIKGSATNSDGHSNGLTAPNPDAQVDVLRRAYRDAGVDPRQVDYVEAHGTGTILGDPIEATALGAVLGAGREADQPVLLGSAKTNFGHTESAAGAAGLIKVALAIQHRTLPPSLNFAAPNRFIDFDAEHLEVVEDPREWPEYSGRMLAGISGFGFGGTNVHLVVGSFRAEDYPELPAGPPAGQLDDAADGTVLLPVSGLVVSRRKQAAARLADYLEAHPQADLKAVERALAGFNHGRSRALVLAADAQTAVQRLRKVAEGKTSVGIFAGDAPKAQGPIFVYSGFGSQYRKMGKRLSEISPAFAARIAELDRVVSFESGWSMREIIADDAQTYDLETAQVTITAIQIALTDLLAELGVRPAGVMGMSMGEFAAAYATGGVDAADAMRMACHRARLMGEGERTLSEDQLGGMAVVEMSAQQLKQRQQEDPELAGLEPAVYTAPGMLTIGGPRPALERLVAQLDGEGKFARALALKGSGHTSMLDPIMGELAAEIDGLVGHPLSIPLFSSVDRGRVYEAGETPHDADYFLRCTRQPVWFEDATTAAFSRGFDTLVEIAPHPVALMGMMKTAFSVGRPDAKLLYALKRKEPEVQSLRSLIAGAYVAGQSVNLKAVHGPGPVADVPGVEFKHQHYWTTARPSSGGRAGLPGHRVTLPEGKLAFSTDAAEVPSTLALMEAAAAAVNEQARLVASETPGTLPAAGEITTVVDRTLGGLSVTVFTVAEAGLVKVAEGLALVGALAGVGANSAAPIPGVAPVAAPPTDDPVSDPGALEVKRWDPEGSESVEERLRSIVSESMGYDVDDLPVELPLIDLGLDSLMGMRIKNRVENDFQIPPLQVQALRDGSVADVIKMVEDLVAQTHGGQAGQAQPDKQPEEQGPQDEPGEQAPKPDDRQREDTAAAPPMAAVAPRDAAERMVFGTWAGMTGKAAAGVTHPLARVDGAVAEKIAARLTERSGVEVTAGDVAGAETLAALADQVRPGLETPVEGNVRVLRERAAGSTAPAVVMFHPAGGNSAVYQPLTRRLPEDVPVYGIERLEGPLAERAAAYLDDVRRIAAGGPVVLGGWSFGGAVAYEVAHQLAGSDVDVAAIALLDTVRPAHPAPDTPEETKARWQRYANFAKKTYGLDFPVPTELLESAGEDAVLGMLGQYLAQADPVEHGLAAGVLEHQRASFADNRILDRLDFAAWADVHVPVVLYRAERMHEGAIELEPAYAEINRDGGWAGIVDELAIVQLHGDHLGVVDEPEIATVGQDLARRLRLIQAGKPPVVEGED from the coding sequence ATGGCTGAACCTCAAGGCGGATCCCAGATGTCGGTCGCACAGCTAGAGGACTGGCTGCGCGACTGGGTGGTCGACCATACCGGGCTGGCACCCGCTGAGGTAGACGAGACGAAGCCGATGGAGAATTTTGGGCTGTCCTCCCGCGACGTCGTGGTCCTTTCTGGGGAACTCGAGGAGCTGACCGGCCGCAAGCTGGACGCCACCGTGGCCTACGAGTATCCGACCACCGCGTCGCTGGCGCGCTTCGTGGTAGAGGGGCCGAAGAAGCTGCGTGTGGGCCAGGCGAGTGAGTTCGCGGCGGCGCAGCACGCGCCGGCAAGCCTGGCGGATCGCGACGTAGCCATCGTCGGCATGGCCGCCCGCTTCCCCGGGGCCGAGGACGTGGCGGGCATGTGGGACATGCTGGTCACCGGGCGCTCGGGGACCACGATGGCCCCGCCGGTGGGCCGGTGGTCTGATTACGCCGGCGACGAGGTGATGGCCAAGAAGCTGGCCGAGCTCAATATGGCCGGCGGTTACCTGGAGGACATCGCCTCCTTCGACGCGGAGTTTTTCGGGCTCTCGCCGCTGGAAGTGACCAACATGGACCCGCAGCAGCGGATCATGCTGGAGCTGACCTGGCGGGCGCTGGAGGACGCGCACCTGCCGGCCAACGAGCTGCGCGGCCAGCAGGTCGGGGTGTTCGTCGGCTCGTCCAACAATGATTACGGCATGCTCATCGCGGCCGACCCTGCCGAGGCGCACCCCTACGCGTTGACGGGCACGGCCAGCTCGATCGTGGCCAACCGGATCTCTTACGCCTTCGACTTCCGCGGGCCGTCGGTCAACGTGGATACCGCGTGTTCGTCTTCGCTGGTCGCGGTCCACGACGCGGTGCGGGCGCTGCGCGCAGGTGACGCCGAGGTCGCGGTGGCCGGCGGCGTGAATATCCTGGCCAGTCCGTTCGTCTCGACGGCCTTCGCGGAGCTCGGGGTGATTAGCCCTTCCGGAGGGATCCACGCGTTTTCTGATGACGCGGATGGCTTTGTCCGCGGCGAGGGCGGCGGCGTCGTCGTACTCAAGCGGGTGGCCGACGCGGTTGCTGCGGGCGACCGGATCCTGGCGGTGATCAAGGGTTCAGCCACGAATTCTGACGGCCACTCCAACGGCCTGACCGCGCCTAATCCGGATGCCCAGGTGGACGTCTTGCGGCGCGCGTATCGGGATGCTGGTGTGGACCCGCGGCAGGTCGACTACGTGGAGGCGCACGGGACGGGCACGATCCTGGGCGACCCGATCGAGGCCACTGCCCTGGGCGCGGTCCTCGGCGCCGGCCGCGAAGCAGATCAGCCGGTGCTGCTCGGCTCGGCGAAGACGAACTTCGGGCATACCGAATCCGCCGCCGGCGCCGCCGGGCTGATCAAGGTCGCCCTGGCGATACAGCATCGCACCTTGCCGCCCTCGCTGAACTTCGCCGCGCCGAACCGGTTTATCGATTTCGACGCCGAGCATCTCGAGGTGGTGGAGGACCCGCGGGAGTGGCCCGAGTACTCCGGGCGGATGCTCGCCGGGATCTCTGGCTTCGGCTTCGGCGGCACGAACGTGCACCTGGTCGTGGGAAGCTTCCGCGCCGAGGACTATCCGGAGCTGCCGGCAGGCCCCCCGGCAGGACAGCTTGATGACGCCGCGGATGGCACGGTCCTGCTGCCCGTGTCCGGGCTGGTGGTCTCGCGGCGCAAGCAGGCCGCCGCGCGGCTCGCGGACTACCTCGAGGCGCACCCGCAGGCCGATCTGAAGGCCGTGGAACGGGCGCTGGCCGGGTTTAATCACGGGCGTAGTCGCGCCCTCGTGCTCGCCGCAGATGCGCAGACCGCTGTCCAGCGTCTGCGCAAGGTGGCCGAGGGCAAGACCTCCGTGGGGATCTTTGCCGGGGACGCGCCGAAGGCGCAGGGCCCGATCTTTGTCTATTCCGGGTTCGGCTCACAGTACCGCAAAATGGGCAAGCGGTTAAGCGAGATTTCGCCGGCGTTTGCTGCCCGGATCGCTGAGCTCGACCGCGTGGTGAGCTTCGAATCCGGCTGGTCGATGCGGGAGATCATCGCCGACGATGCGCAGACCTATGATCTTGAGACCGCGCAGGTGACTATCACCGCAATCCAGATCGCGTTGACCGACTTGCTCGCCGAGCTCGGGGTGCGCCCGGCCGGCGTGATGGGCATGTCCATGGGCGAGTTCGCCGCGGCCTACGCCACCGGCGGCGTCGATGCTGCGGACGCGATGCGCATGGCCTGCCATAGGGCGCGGCTCATGGGCGAGGGCGAGCGCACGTTGAGCGAGGACCAGCTCGGCGGGATGGCTGTGGTGGAGATGTCCGCGCAGCAGCTTAAGCAGCGTCAGCAGGAGGACCCGGAGCTTGCGGGTCTGGAGCCCGCCGTCTACACCGCTCCCGGGATGCTGACCATCGGCGGGCCGCGGCCGGCGCTCGAACGGCTCGTCGCGCAACTGGACGGCGAGGGTAAATTCGCCCGTGCGCTGGCCCTGAAGGGCTCCGGGCACACCAGCATGTTGGACCCGATCATGGGCGAGCTCGCCGCGGAGATTGACGGCTTGGTCGGCCATCCGCTTTCTATCCCGCTGTTTTCCTCGGTGGACCGCGGCCGGGTCTACGAGGCCGGCGAGACGCCCCACGATGCGGATTACTTCTTGCGCTGCACGCGCCAGCCCGTGTGGTTTGAAGACGCAACCACGGCCGCGTTCTCGCGCGGCTTTGACACCCTGGTGGAGATCGCACCGCACCCCGTCGCGCTGATGGGCATGATGAAGACGGCGTTCAGCGTGGGGCGCCCGGACGCCAAGCTGCTCTACGCGCTCAAGCGCAAGGAGCCCGAGGTGCAGAGCTTGCGCTCGCTCATCGCCGGCGCCTACGTCGCCGGCCAGTCGGTCAACCTCAAAGCAGTCCACGGGCCGGGCCCGGTTGCGGACGTGCCCGGGGTGGAGTTCAAGCACCAGCACTACTGGACCACGGCGCGGCCCTCCAGCGGCGGGCGCGCCGGGCTGCCCGGGCACCGGGTGACACTCCCGGAAGGAAAGCTTGCGTTTAGCACCGACGCCGCCGAGGTGCCCAGCACGCTCGCGCTCATGGAGGCGGCCGCGGCCGCCGTCAACGAGCAGGCGCGGCTCGTCGCCAGTGAAACGCCGGGCACCCTGCCCGCTGCGGGCGAGATCACCACGGTGGTCGACCGCACGCTCGGCGGGCTATCGGTCACGGTGTTTACCGTCGCCGAGGCGGGATTGGTGAAGGTCGCCGAGGGGCTCGCCTTGGTCGGCGCGCTGGCCGGCGTGGGGGCGAATTCCGCGGCCCCCATCCCGGGTGTGGCCCCAGTGGCCGCCCCGCCGACCGACGATCCCGTCAGCGACCCGGGGGCGCTCGAGGTCAAGCGCTGGGACCCGGAAGGCTCGGAGAGCGTAGAGGAGCGGCTGCGCTCCATCGTCTCCGAGTCGATGGGCTATGACGTGGACGATCTCCCGGTCGAGCTCCCGCTGATCGACCTGGGGCTGGACTCGTTGATGGGCATGCGGATCAAGAACCGCGTGGAAAACGACTTTCAGATCCCGCCGCTGCAGGTCCAGGCGCTGCGCGACGGCTCGGTGGCCGACGTGATCAAGATGGTCGAGGACCTCGTGGCGCAGACTCACGGCGGCCAGGCCGGGCAGGCGCAGCCGGACAAGCAGCCGGAGGAACAAGGCCCGCAGGACGAGCCCGGCGAGCAAGCTCCGAAACCCGATGATCGGCAGCGCGAGGATACCGCTGCGGCTCCGCCGATGGCCGCAGTGGCACCCCGGGACGCCGCCGAGCGGATGGTCTTTGGCACCTGGGCTGGGATGACTGGCAAAGCGGCGGCCGGGGTGACCCACCCGCTGGCGCGGGTTGACGGCGCCGTCGCAGAAAAGATCGCCGCCCGGCTGACCGAGCGCAGCGGCGTCGAGGTCACGGCCGGCGACGTCGCTGGCGCCGAGACTCTCGCGGCGCTCGCCGACCAGGTGCGCCCCGGCTTGGAGACGCCGGTCGAGGGCAACGTGCGGGTGCTTCGGGAGCGCGCGGCGGGCTCGACCGCGCCGGCCGTGGTGATGTTCCATCCGGCGGGCGGAAACTCGGCGGTCTACCAGCCGTTGACCCGCCGCCTGCCCGAGGACGTCCCGGTCTACGGCATCGAGCGTCTCGAGGGCCCGCTGGCCGAGCGGGCCGCGGCCTACCTCGACGACGTTCGCCGCATCGCCGCCGGCGGCCCGGTGGTCCTTGGCGGCTGGTCCTTCGGCGGAGCCGTCGCCTACGAGGTGGCCCACCAGCTGGCCGGCTCCGACGTCGACGTGGCGGCGATCGCGCTGCTCGACACGGTGCGCCCGGCACACCCCGCGCCGGACACCCCGGAGGAGACCAAGGCCCGCTGGCAGCGCTACGCGAACTTTGCCAAGAAGACCTACGGGCTCGACTTCCCGGTGCCCACCGAGCTGCTGGAGTCCGCCGGCGAGGACGCCGTGCTGGGGATGCTCGGCCAGTACCTGGCGCAGGCAGACCCCGTGGAGCACGGCCTCGCGGCAGGGGTGCTGGAACACCAGCGGGCCAGCTTCGCCGATAACCGGATCCTCGACCGCCTCGACTTCGCCGCCTGGGCGGACGTGCACGTTCCGGTGGTGCTCTACCGCGCCGAACGGATGCACGAGGGAGCCATCGAGCTCGAGCCGGCCTACGCCGAGATTAACCGCGACGGCGGTTGGGCGGGCATCGTCGACGAGCTGGCGATCGTGCAGCTGCACGGCGACCACCTTGGCGTGGTCGACGAGCCGGAGATCGCCACGGTAGGCCAGGACCTCGCCCGCCGGCTGCGCCTGATCCAGGCGGGTAAGCCGCCCGTGGTCGAAGGCGAGGACTAG
- a CDS encoding cutinase family protein gives MKKTLTVIAFLAVLAVIGAGVVNWVNSRDSADLGLPEQVLPEQGPEQGPEQPNWCPSVEFISAPGTWESAADDDPMNPQANPKSFMLTVSAPLAEAYDPAHVKAWTLPYTAQFKNINSKEEMSYDDSREEGTARLNAELEATHAQCPLTDFILAGFSQGAVIVGDVASEIGNGRGVIPADRVRGAAVVADGRRVAGVGQVPGAHVHGVGAEVALQPLSGLVQPIVPGATMRGPREGGYGELDGRVQDICAPSDSICDAPPDVGNALARARELVEANGIHAMYATNPDVIPGTTTNLWLVEWAKGLIG, from the coding sequence ATGAAAAAGACGCTGACCGTAATCGCCTTCCTGGCGGTGCTGGCTGTGATCGGCGCCGGAGTGGTCAACTGGGTGAACAGCCGCGATAGCGCGGACCTGGGGCTGCCGGAGCAGGTGCTGCCGGAGCAGGGGCCCGAGCAGGGGCCCGAGCAGCCCAACTGGTGCCCCTCGGTGGAGTTCATCTCTGCGCCGGGTACCTGGGAGTCTGCCGCCGACGACGACCCGATGAACCCCCAGGCCAACCCAAAATCCTTCATGCTCACGGTGTCCGCGCCCCTGGCCGAGGCGTACGATCCCGCGCACGTTAAGGCGTGGACGCTGCCCTATACCGCGCAGTTTAAGAACATCAACTCTAAGGAGGAGATGTCTTACGACGACTCGCGCGAAGAGGGCACCGCGCGGCTGAATGCGGAGCTGGAAGCCACGCACGCGCAGTGCCCGCTGACGGACTTCATCCTGGCGGGATTTTCGCAGGGCGCGGTGATCGTGGGCGATGTGGCCTCGGAGATCGGCAATGGCCGCGGTGTCATCCCCGCCGACCGGGTGCGCGGTGCGGCCGTGGTGGCTGACGGCCGGCGCGTCGCCGGGGTGGGGCAGGTGCCGGGCGCGCACGTTCATGGGGTGGGCGCCGAGGTGGCGTTGCAGCCGCTGAGCGGGTTGGTGCAGCCCATCGTGCCCGGGGCGACGATGCGCGGCCCGCGCGAGGGTGGCTACGGTGAGCTCGACGGGAGGGTGCAGGACATCTGCGCGCCGAGCGATAGCATTTGCGACGCCCCGCCGGACGTGGGCAATGCGTTGGCTCGGGCCCGCGAGCTGGTGGAGGCCAACGGCATCCACGCGATGTATGCGACGAACCCGGATGTGATTCCGGGGACGACCACCAATCTCTGGTTGGTGGAGTGGGCGAAGGGGCTCATCGGCTAG
- a CDS encoding lysylphosphatidylglycerol synthase transmembrane domain-containing protein: MSSPTALTRYAASKAVPARGQTTTTAGAKPVPAGSSDQSAAHAASTPAGRWRRRLKRLATDPVARTIVVVAILAALGVLLYRNTEVLQEGWQYLHNADNRWVAIAVVLLAGVMVSQAEMMTVLLRAAGVAVRRSQANVLGLAANAWSASLPGGPAISAAMIFREQITWGATPVVASWYLVISGVLASATMAALGLGAVVFLDATISPWSIAASMFVCCAVFAAFRWASRHPEAIGRWAGAVVRWFNRLTRAPEDRWQAGMAEFSRQLTAVDVPANRILLAGAWALANWLFEVLCLYVCLLAVGVRPTVSGTILAFLLAKLVGQAQITPGGLGPVDIALVSLLVPLAQLPSAAAVAGVFVFRALSFIGLAAVGWIVFLIWWWRRR; encoded by the coding sequence GTGAGCTCACCCACCGCCCTGACCAGGTACGCGGCCAGCAAGGCAGTACCCGCCCGCGGCCAGACGACGACCACGGCGGGCGCTAAGCCCGTGCCCGCAGGATCATCCGATCAGTCGGCCGCGCACGCCGCATCGACCCCGGCGGGGCGGTGGCGCAGGCGGCTTAAGCGGCTGGCTACCGACCCGGTCGCGCGCACGATTGTGGTCGTCGCCATCCTGGCGGCGCTAGGCGTTCTGCTCTACCGCAACACCGAAGTCCTCCAAGAGGGCTGGCAATACCTGCACAACGCGGACAACCGATGGGTGGCCATCGCCGTGGTGTTGCTGGCCGGGGTCATGGTCTCGCAGGCGGAGATGATGACCGTGCTGCTGCGCGCCGCCGGGGTAGCCGTGCGCAGAAGCCAGGCCAACGTCCTCGGCCTGGCGGCCAACGCGTGGTCTGCGTCGCTGCCGGGCGGGCCCGCGATATCGGCCGCCATGATCTTCCGCGAGCAGATCACCTGGGGGGCTACCCCCGTGGTGGCCAGCTGGTACCTCGTGATCTCCGGGGTACTGGCCAGCGCCACCATGGCCGCGCTCGGCCTGGGCGCCGTCGTCTTCCTCGACGCGACCATCAGCCCCTGGTCAATCGCGGCCTCTATGTTCGTCTGCTGCGCGGTGTTCGCCGCGTTCCGGTGGGCCAGCCGGCACCCGGAGGCCATCGGCCGCTGGGCCGGAGCCGTCGTCCGTTGGTTCAACCGGCTGACCCGCGCTCCCGAGGACCGCTGGCAGGCCGGGATGGCCGAGTTCAGCCGCCAGCTCACCGCCGTCGACGTGCCGGCGAACCGGATTCTGCTCGCCGGCGCCTGGGCGCTGGCGAACTGGCTCTTCGAGGTCCTCTGCCTCTACGTCTGCTTGCTCGCCGTCGGCGTGCGCCCCACCGTCTCCGGCACCATCCTGGCATTCCTGCTGGCAAAGCTCGTCGGCCAGGCCCAGATCACACCCGGCGGCCTCGGCCCGGTAGACATCGCGCTCGTCTCGCTTTTGGTTCCGCTCGCGCAGTTGCCCTCCGCCGCCGCGGTGGCGGGCGTCTTCGTCTTCCGGGCGCTCAGTTTCATCGGGCTCGCCGCGGTCGGCTGGATCGTCTTCCTCATCTGGTGGTGGCGGCGCCGATGA
- a CDS encoding DUF3054 domain-containing protein has product MNRKLDLKTLAGDLAAIGAFALFARIAHRSETMPLNFLGWLSTLWPFALGVFLGWGIVALTGKDAHAVRGGGIVIWLVTVVVGLTVWGMKHGQVPHWSFMIVAGSMSALLMLGWRGVATAVKSRK; this is encoded by the coding sequence ATGAACCGAAAGCTTGACCTCAAGACCCTCGCCGGCGACCTTGCCGCGATCGGAGCGTTTGCCCTCTTCGCCCGCATCGCGCACCGCTCGGAGACGATGCCACTGAACTTCCTCGGCTGGCTGTCCACGCTGTGGCCGTTTGCCCTCGGCGTCTTTCTGGGCTGGGGCATAGTGGCGCTTACCGGCAAAGACGCCCACGCGGTGCGCGGCGGGGGAATCGTCATCTGGCTAGTGACGGTGGTGGTCGGGTTGACCGTCTGGGGCATGAAGCACGGCCAGGTCCCGCACTGGTCATTTATGATCGTCGCCGGTTCCATGTCGGCGCTGTTGATGCTCGGCTGGCGCGGCGTCGCGACCGCCGTCAAGAGCCGCAAGTAG
- a CDS encoding FadD32-like long-chain-fatty-acid--AMP ligase — protein sequence MDLTSAMGQFFTERGEIALPEQLTLAGMCELIYQSEAAQGGSSRVALRDWDFGTEVGGTPREFTRAQVNTRIKAVAARLQQVAQPGARAAILAGNSAEYLFAFMGALYAGVTPVPLYDPDEPGHAAHLKAVFADSEPAIVLTNRPSAKAVRSYFAELPGTERPRIIAVDSLPDTLAESWRNPLETQAGKALAQSGTKPVDLPAFLQYTSGSTRTPAGVLLTNRSIVTNVLQIFAAGKLKSPLRLVNWIPLHHDMGIILAAFVIILGIEFDLFAPRDFIQRPSRWMERIAHREGDVEPTGNRVNVYTVVPNFALELAVRHGMPKGADQDNFDLSVVDGIIIGSEPVTARSIESFLAAFEPFGLSRAALRPSYGLAEASLLVTTPQTDNRPVITHFDREELAAGRAQVTDQAGEDTVTFISNGQVVRPQALTIVDPDTREELPDAVVGELWAHGENMAAGYLGRPEETAETFANTLAGRLSEGSRAAGVPDEGWMATGDLGTIIAGEVYVTGRRKDLIVIAGRNHYPQDIEVTVGESTEQINPDAVAAFSVPGEDVEELIVLAERADGADPAGDDAAARDIRAAVTATHGVAPAEVRILDAHTIPRSSSAKIARRVAAQRFHRDRAR from the coding sequence ATGGATCTCACCTCGGCCATGGGGCAATTCTTCACCGAGCGCGGAGAGATCGCGCTGCCCGAGCAACTGACCCTTGCCGGCATGTGCGAGCTGATCTATCAGTCCGAGGCAGCCCAAGGCGGGTCCAGCCGGGTTGCGCTGCGCGACTGGGACTTCGGCACAGAGGTGGGTGGAACCCCGCGGGAATTCACCCGCGCGCAGGTCAACACCCGGATCAAGGCCGTCGCCGCCCGCCTGCAGCAAGTCGCCCAGCCCGGCGCGCGCGCCGCGATTCTCGCCGGAAACTCGGCCGAATACCTCTTCGCCTTTATGGGCGCCCTGTATGCGGGCGTGACGCCGGTGCCGCTCTACGATCCGGACGAGCCGGGGCACGCGGCGCACCTGAAGGCTGTGTTCGCCGATTCCGAGCCCGCGATCGTGCTCACCAATCGACCCTCGGCGAAGGCCGTGCGCTCCTACTTCGCCGAGCTGCCCGGAACCGAGCGCCCGCGGATCATCGCCGTGGACTCGCTGCCGGACACCCTGGCTGAGTCATGGCGCAACCCGCTGGAGACACAGGCCGGCAAGGCGCTGGCGCAATCGGGCACCAAGCCCGTCGATTTGCCGGCGTTTTTGCAGTACACCTCGGGTTCGACGCGCACTCCCGCCGGGGTGCTGCTGACCAACCGCTCGATCGTGACGAACGTCCTGCAGATCTTCGCCGCCGGCAAGCTGAAGTCCCCGCTGCGGCTGGTGAACTGGATCCCGCTGCACCACGACATGGGCATTATCCTGGCCGCCTTCGTGATCATCCTCGGCATCGAGTTCGACCTGTTCGCCCCGCGCGACTTCATCCAGCGCCCCAGCCGCTGGATGGAGCGCATCGCCCACCGCGAGGGCGACGTGGAGCCTACGGGCAACCGGGTCAACGTCTATACCGTGGTGCCCAACTTCGCCCTGGAGCTGGCCGTTCGGCACGGGATGCCCAAGGGCGCGGATCAGGATAACTTCGACCTCTCTGTGGTGGACGGCATCATCATCGGCTCCGAGCCGGTGACGGCCCGCTCGATCGAGTCCTTCCTGGCGGCTTTCGAGCCCTTCGGGCTGAGCCGCGCCGCCCTGCGGCCCTCCTACGGCCTGGCCGAGGCCTCGCTTTTGGTCACCACCCCGCAGACCGATAACCGGCCGGTGATCACGCACTTTGACCGGGAGGAGCTGGCGGCCGGCCGAGCGCAGGTCACGGACCAGGCTGGCGAGGACACGGTGACGTTCATTTCCAACGGCCAGGTGGTTCGCCCGCAGGCGCTGACCATCGTGGACCCGGACACGCGCGAGGAGCTTCCTGACGCCGTGGTCGGCGAACTGTGGGCCCACGGCGAGAACATGGCTGCCGGCTACCTGGGCCGGCCCGAAGAGACCGCGGAGACGTTCGCCAACACGCTGGCCGGCCGGCTGAGCGAGGGCAGCCGCGCTGCGGGCGTGCCGGATGAGGGGTGGATGGCCACCGGCGACCTAGGCACGATCATCGCCGGCGAGGTATATGTCACCGGCCGGCGCAAGGACCTCATCGTCATCGCCGGCCGTAACCACTACCCGCAGGACATCGAGGTGACGGTGGGCGAGTCTACCGAGCAGATCAACCCGGACGCGGTGGCCGCGTTCTCGGTTCCGGGCGAGGACGTCGAGGAGCTCATCGTGCTCGCCGAGCGCGCGGACGGTGCAGACCCGGCGGGTGATGACGCCGCCGCCCGGGACATCCGCGCCGCGGTGACCGCCACCCACGGGGTGGCTCCGGCGGAGGTGCGCATCCTGGACGCGCACACCATTCCGCGCAGCTCCTCGGCGAAGATCGCGCGCCGGGTGGCGGCACAGCGCTTCCACAGAGACCGCGCCCGCTAG